From the genome of Anoplopoma fimbria isolate UVic2021 breed Golden Eagle Sablefish chromosome 1, Afim_UVic_2022, whole genome shotgun sequence, one region includes:
- the LOC129089110 gene encoding olfactory receptor 11A1-like, which yields MVNATQVSYFILSAYFDTGVLKYFYFVIIMSLYILIVCSNVLLIAVICMNRSLHEPMYLFLCSLFVNELCGSTGVFPFLLVQILSDVHTVSAPLCFLQIFSVCSYVCVEFLNLAIMSYDRYLAICYPLQYNTRMTFTKVAVLIALTWLFPFLAIIVLISLSAPLQLCGNIIDKICCGNYSIVKLACSDTRVNNIYGLLYTVISIIVPLILIIYTYLKILRVCFSGSKQTRHKAISTCTPHLASLLNFSFAIFFQILQSRFDMSNVPNILSFLLSYFLTCQPLFTPVLYGLKMSKIRTMCKRLLCGEM from the coding sequence ATGGTAAACGCTACGCaggtttcatatttcatattgagTGCCTACTTTGACACTGGGGTTCTCAAATATTTCtactttgttattattatgtctttgtatattttaattgtttgttccAATGTTTTGCTGATTGCTGTTATCTGTATGAACAGAAGCTTACATGAACCTATGtacctttttctgtgcagcctgtTTGTAAATGAACTGTGTGGTAGTACAGGGGTGTTTCCATTCCTTCTGGTTCAGATCCTCTCTGACGTTCACActgtttctgctccactttgtttcctgcagattttctctgtgtgttcgtatgtgtgtgtagaatTTTTAAACTTAGCCATCATGTCTTATGACAGATATCTCGCTATCTGTTATCCTCTACAATATAATACTCGTATGACATTTACCAAGGTTGCCGTACTTATTGCTCTAACGTGGTTATTCCCATTTCTTGCTATTATTGTCTTGATTTCATTGAGTGCACCTCTACAGCTGTGTGGGAACATCATTGACAAAATTTGCTGTGGAAACTACTCCATTGTTAAACTGGCCTGTTCTGACACTCGAGTCAATAACATTTATGGGCTCCTTTACACTGTCATCTCAATCATCGTTCctctcattttaattatttacacttACTTGAAGATTCTTAGAGTTTGTTTCTCTGGCTCTAAACAGACCAGACATAAAGCTATCAGTACCTGCACACCTCACCTTGCTTCTCTGCTCAACTTttcttttgctattttttttcaaatattgcaGAGCAGATTTGATATGAGCAATGTACCCAATATTTTGAGCTTTTTATTATCCTACTTTCTAACATGCCAGCCTCTCTTTACCCCAGTACTATACGGGctgaaaatgtccaaaatcCGCACCATGTGTAAACGTCTATTGTGTGGTGAAATGTAG